gaatgacatgagagtgagtaataaatgacataattttcatttttgggtgaactaaccctttaaccttaaAGCCAAAAGTATACTCTGGCTTTTGCATATCTGCTATACAGTGCATATGAGGTAAATGTCATATCTAAGGGTCAGGATATCATACAGACTTAAAGATGGATTACATTGAAATCAACCAGAATACCCTAGAAACACAAAAACCACTCCAAACACTTTTGCAACCATACAGCAGTGCATTGACAACAACTACAACACCCTGGCATTATGgtgcactctaaaaatgctggattgtttgggtcaaatatggacaaacccaaccgttggtttgaatttttacatttttaaaaccaatggttcgggtttgtatatatttgACCCAAACGTGAGCTGAAACAACCCAGTATTTTTTCGAGTgtggtgagttttttttttgttgttgtttttttttacagccaagcattcagaaaatataaaaatctagttttGACTTTGAGTGCCCATGCGATGGCAAAGTGCAGTGACTCTCAAAACATTTGAAGAAAACATCTCACAAAGTGTTTTCCTGCTCAAACATAGTTCTCATATAATTTAACAATGAATAACAAATGAGGATTGAAATAAGATTGAGCTCTCTCTTGCCTAAAAGcggaattttaattttgtttaaatatcgcTAATTAAACTTTGTGTTGAACTGCATGCAGGGTAAGCGTATGTCCAGCATCCCCTCCCCCACATTGTGTGTGATAGAGCCATTTACTGTGATGTATTCCTCAGACTAAAGTTACTTTGAGTTAATGAATCTTACTTGGGGTTTCTCATCCTTAACAGAGGCTGTACTgacaaacaattttattttaaatggtttcaATTCAGTGTCTGTTCGTGACTCACTGGTGCGTTGTTCAGCTGTGAACCCCTGACAGGACATAGCTATACAGTGGGACACGgacaaaagttaaaataaagaGATTGTTCCTTAATTGCTGGTGTTTGTTAGTTCCCAAGCCGGTCACAGCCGGCCATGTGAGAGATTCACAAAACTGCAAAAGCATCACCATGGAGATGGATTGTTTGTGTCCAGTCATGCTGTGAGGCCTGCAGGGGTGGGCGTCTCTCCAGCGGACCTTTGTGTTTGCCTGGACCCTTGTTAGAAAACCCCACTACAGTCCAAACATACCGTTCCTGAGGAGGTTTTCACGTGCTGTATATAAAACTCCAAGAATCACAGCAACTGAAATACTAGTCAGTGGAACAAGCTTTCATCTCAaatgacatctttaaaaaaaaacattttaaaggacCGAGACAAAATGATACAAAAGAAAAGCATATTAAAAGGACTGTACTGCCAACACTCACAGCTTTGTTTTCATTCGTGTCAGCTTAAATATGACAGCAACACTGACTAGTTTTATAAACATTTGACTGTTATATTCAACAGAGTTAGTAAAGCGAGAATGGATGAACAACATTGACTTGACAGAGCATGTGAGAACGCAGCATGCTGAGACCGTTACACCCGACAGGGTTACTGTTGGATCCAGCCATATGTGCTATACTGATCTGTGTTTATGGACGTCAGACATGTGAGCCGACTGGAATGTGAGTTTAGGCGCTTTACGTCTCCTTTAGAGACTGTCTTGGCTGCACCTTACAGGGAAGGTGCCGCCAAATCCTTGAGTTTGTTAAATTTAGCCCCAGGTCGCGAAGCCAAAGCTAGTCTGGCGCAGATGCCTGTATCACTCATGTATATACAGTTAAACACACATTCTGCAGCTGACACATAATACTGTTGGGGGTAGGGCCTTTAACACTGTGGTTGAAACATAAATGAAAACACCACATAACTGTATGCTGCTTTGCTAAACTGGTGGGACTGAACTTTGTATTAACAAGCCCATGAGAGATATCTGAAGCACAAGTGAATGAATACGTTACGTACCTTCTTGGCCCGATGTCTCTGCCCATGAGAGActgattaaaatattatgtcAGAGTATCAAAACACATACCAGGACAGAATTAAAACTAGATGAGACTAGATGTGAGTGGTACTTGCCCATGCAAAAACTTGGGATGTTGTGGGTGGTAGCTAAGATTTTAAGTGCATTtcaaggtggttgctagggtgttccttGTGGTTGCTAtaggtggttgcttactgggccaagtcaaaagagcccaacCCTCTAAGTCTCTATGATGTTATTGCTTGAATCCCTCATTCAGTTTGGgattattttggattttttttattgtcttatTGTGAACTGTTCAGAGCTGGTAATTTCTAATCAAATTGTCATAACTCAATCTTTAATTGAAACGATAGATTTCTCTTTGGCGCATATCAATCATTTAGTTCTCTTAAACTGCGCACCTTACAATCGACTGTAAGTTCAcgttcagatctgcctccatttaatcaacattttttcttttttgataatcGGATGTAGGTACTTTTTACATGCTGGAATTTAATATTTGGGGTTAGGGGTTTGCTGCAGCTGTATTTGTGTAGTGTTGACATACTGATCGCACTATGCTGGCACGGGTATCCATCATAAATATCAGCTGGGTGTGAGATGGCATATCAAGATATTGCCCACTGCACATCAGCAGAGGCCACTTCAGATTTCAGCAGCCCAAACActcagagacagacagaatgtctcttcacaacacacacactgaaagaCTTATTACCTGTCAAGGGTATACAGCTCATCTCACTTATCCTTTATGAGTGTGTCTCATGGGAGTGGGCACCATCTATAGTGTTCACACAGGCCTGTTTGGACCAGTTCTTCAGCTTGAGCGGTTCACAGCTAAATAAATCACTCTCATCACTCAGTGCTATACTGCCACAGAAGAGGACAGGCATCAGTTTAGGAGTAGACCAATGCTTTCCTTACCAATGATTTGCCATAAACAAAACTCGCACAACATTGCACAAATAACAAAGAAGATGGAACAAATCTGAATTAGGAAGTTTTAAGCATATATTATCTATGGTGTTTGCGTTAACAtgctttgttttaattaattttttaatgcagCGGTCTTaaatgttagttcacccaaaaatgaaatttctgtcattaattactcaccctcatgtcgttccacacctcgttcatctttggaacacaagtTATCTTTTGAAAGCCGAGAGGTTTATTTTAGGATCTtataactagttgcttattagcatgcatattactagaatattggctgtttattagtaattattaagcacatattaatgccttatacatctacattcttaatcctacccaatacctaaacttaacaattaacttactaactattaataagcagtaaattaggagttcattgagggaaaagtcatagttaatagtgaagacatgttccctatactaaagtatTACCTTGATTTGCAAGCTGAGAGTAAAACTTAGCACTTCAGCACCCAAACCCTCTGTCTACAATGGGAACAAAAGATATTATCTGCCAGACTTACACTATTGAGTATATTAAAGAATCAACTGTTACTGTTATTGAAGATGGTTCTAGTGACAGTGAGGGAGTGTTTATGGTTAAATCATTTCTTAAATAAGTGGAATCACCACAAACATTTCTTTTGTCTAACGCACAGTGATAAGGGCAGCATGCAGACCAGAGAGCTCGTAACGGGTGTCTGCAGAAGTGAGGAATGACATCATCCAGATGAGAGGCATGGAGCTGAAGGTATGGGTGGATGGAGTGCAGCGTATCGTCTGTGGGGTCACAGAGGTCACCACATGTCAAGAGGTTGTGATCGCTTTGGCCCAAGCAATAGGTGAGACACTAAATTTGTTTGTGAATAACTTGTAAATGTACCACAATGgcaccatttttaaaagaaatcctTTCCCAGTTATTGTATGTTCCCTTCCAAGCTCCTGCCTCCTTTGTTCCTCCTTTCCTCTGTTTTTCACACAACATAACACTATGGTTGTCTCCTTGACAACAAGCCCTCATAGAGATCAGAGATTGGAGGAGTGAAAAGCAGTATTGTCCCTTCTAGTCTTAGAGTTCGACCCTATCACCCTACACTGGAAAAAATTGAGACTGTGTCTTATTCCATTATTTCATGAATAAGTGCAATCTCTGTTCCACTGAGGCGCCTGGTGAATGTCAGATGAATTTCCTTTGGAAAGTTAAATCTTTGTGTCACCATGTTTTTAGAGATTTAGAGCTTCTCTGTTTAGCCATAGACCGTTTGATTACAAGTTAAAGTGTGCAgttttttgtatattaaaatacCTTCTCCTATCCCAGCTTAATATACAAAGACAACTAAATGTAAGCCATTCATAGGCTGATTTCCCTAGAGTGTAAAGACTGTGGATGTTTAAATGCTGTGTTTGTTTAAACATCCCAATTCAGCCCAACACTGTAACACAGGCTCAACCAATGGGGGAAATATTGGAAACATGTTTGAATACAATAATTCTGTTTGCAATTCATATTGGTGATGCTACTGGTGcggaaattacacactttatcTTGAACTGAAACTAGAAGTTACAGTTGGCAGATACAGAGAAAATGTATCAGTATTTGAAAAATCATTGataatttaaaagtattgtATTGCAGGGCGGACTGGTCGCTACACGCTAATTGAAAAATGGCGCGAGACAGAGAGGCACCTGGCACCCCATGAGAATCCTGTGGTTTCTCTGAATAAGTGGGGTCAGTATGCTAGTGATGTGCAGTTAGTGCTTCAACGTACAGGCCCTTCTCTGAGCGAGCGCCCCACTTCGGAAACCTCTGCAAGAGCCCCTGAGCGCAGCCTATACCGCCAAAGTCTCCCTCCAATGGCAAAGCTCCGGCCCACAGCCAATGATCGTTCCCTCAAACGCCGTGAACCAAAACGCAAGTCCCTCACTTTCACCGGTGGTGCCAAGGGGTTGCGTGACATCTTCGGGAAGAGTCGTGAGGGTGAGACCAAGCAGAGAGCAGTGAACACAAACCGCAGCAGCACACCAGCACCTCAACAGGAGCTGTCCCGCCTGGTGCAGTTGCAGAAAGACAAGCTGCGCGTCCTAGAGCAGAAACTGCAACGCTGTGAGAGTGAGTTGCAGCAGCAATTGACggaggaagaagaagaggagttGGTCGAACTAGAGCAGCAGGTCCGCAGGAATGAGGCGGAGATGAAGGAGCATGAATTCTGGGAGAATGAGCTGCAGATTGAGCAGGACAACGAGAGGCAACTGCGCGAGCAGCTGCAGGAACTGCGTAGCCGTGTACAAGAGTGCGAGGAGCAGCTGGGAGAGTACCTGGCTCGTATTCAGTGCATGGAGGCAGGACTGGAGGCAGAGCGCCTACAACAAGAGCTGATGGAGACGCGACTAGCGGATGAAATGGAGGTACGGTCACGACTGGACAAGGCTCGTACCGAGCTGGACATGCAGGTGCAGCAGGCTGCAAGACTGGAGAGCAGCTGCAGAGCTGTGGAGCTCTCGCTTGGGCAGTCAAACATTAGGCTACAGGTGAGATCACCTAAAGGAAGATAACAATTCACTTACACTAACAGTTAAAAGCCTGATTGCTGACTTTCTGATTGAGGTTGCTTTCACACTAGAGCTTTTGGGGTGGACAGAGTCCATTTGACATCAGCAGGGTTAATTTGGTTGGTGTGAAAGTGTCCAAACTCGGGTGCACAACAGTAAACCAAATCCCTATGTTGCAAGTATGGATCGCAGTTGGTATGAAAGCAATATGTCCTAAATCGCAGAAGTGATTCGCAGCTGATAAATTGGGGAGCATGCAAAGATGAAATTgtggatttttctttttcagagaTGTATTTGTCATATCTGAGGGGTGcccagtcctgctcctggaggaccaatatcctgcagagtttagctcaaatCCTAACACATATGAACCAGTTAATCAAGATCTTCAGGATCACTAGAAACTTTCAGGCAAGTGTATTAAggcaggttggagctaaactctgcagctCATTGGCCCTCCGGGAGCAGGATAGGACATCTCTATCACAGCTGCTTATCTCCTCGGTGAGCAGTTCACTGAGTCTTTGCATCTCTTGCAGTGCATCAGTGGCAGATGAACTCAAGTGCCTTTCTGTGCGTATAAAGTTTTGGTAGTTAATCCAAAGTGCTCATACTAAGTGTGACAA
The Ctenopharyngodon idella isolate HZGC_01 chromosome 4, HZGC01, whole genome shotgun sequence genome window above contains:
- the rassf8b gene encoding ras association domain-containing protein 8b, encoding MRGMELKVWVDGVQRIVCGVTEVTTCQEVVIALAQAIGRTGRYTLIEKWRETERHLAPHENPVVSLNKWGQYASDVQLVLQRTGPSLSERPTSETSARAPERSLYRQSLPPMAKLRPTANDRSLKRREPKRKSLTFTGGAKGLRDIFGKSREGETKQRAVNTNRSSTPAPQQELSRLVQLQKDKLRVLEQKLQRCESELQQQLTEEEEEELVELEQQVRRNEAEMKEHEFWENELQIEQDNERQLREQLQELRSRVQECEEQLGEYLARIQCMEAGLEAERLQQELMETRLADEMEVRSRLDKARTELDMQVQQAARLESSCRAVELSLGQSNIRLQEREQELEQLTKELRQVNLQQFIQQTGTKVTVLPADPNEEEANTESENQSGSLKRLGSTRQLPADLRVLQSPLNTTFNPEGIYV